A region from the Ammospiza nelsoni isolate bAmmNel1 chromosome 1, bAmmNel1.pri, whole genome shotgun sequence genome encodes:
- the MCMDC2 gene encoding minichromosome maintenance domain-containing protein 2 has protein sequence MDPEIQKMREVILVYLDRSGGLQKFVHDCKKYNDSKQSYAVYRFIISINPSDIAELDATLGNYILHNPLQAAQIFQSVCFVAIKTLSLIEQLQTEAQISILLKPTHLPPLPSYVLSLSAYPFNYTSQRFYMSEGIVIAMGTVTKYTQGARFLCTEETCPFSEGFRCIRVHCPGATESATVRTDFVCSLCSSPLQEDMKFRVLGDKQIVEMIDAKILNALKGYSIDKSHFRIQAFTLFLRDELANKMTIGNHYRIIGIPACVQNGLQMTACIEVNSVQLYKPNGPSFVSENFKYLLSLTSSSCWRFTAVLANIFASQVVPPGTYNTLKLAILLSLVQTCEKENSDYLDLLIMTSDPLVIDRLLNYSLCLLPRGIRHPPSSDIFPSVSKDKHGTGSASIQACSAVLAKGGICYIGDLSSYKKDKLELLQSVLESRTTTVFIPGKKYGEEADQQVTVSVQTNFWSFVDVDSSSKKHIQKENFLIGQMDVSLIPVNLVDGFGILIYNEFPSCRLSSPVVHHTLKKAIHPEAMLYKVSQQFRTQDYEEFILFARNLHVELSSEAESLIQGYYLASRRVRRDSIHGSTLSASALKILISLAKAHAKLSLRQRVLEEDAVIAVLLLESSLTLKHGTSPLCVAPNPVFPFELSDENSLQQRDIYLMQCHHQLLKFISAYSPGIHINTNEE, from the exons ATGGAtcctgaaatacagaaaatgagGGAAGTTATCCTTGTCTACCTTGACAGGAGTGGTGGCCTTCAGAAATTTGTGCATGATTGCAAAAAATATAATG ACTCAAAACAAAGTTATGCTGTTTATCGTTTCATTATTTCAATCAATCCTTCTGACATTGCTGAATTGGATGCAACTCTTGGAAACTATATTCTTCATAATCCCTTACAAGCTGCACAGATTTTTCAGTCA GTATGCTTTGTAGCTATTAAGACACTATCATTAATTGAACAGTTGCAGACAGAAGCCCAG ATCAGTATATTGCTGAAACCAACACATTTGCCACCTTTACCGAGTTATGTTCTGAGTCTTTCTGCATATCCCTTTAATTACACATCTCAAAGATTTTATATGTCTGAAGGGATAGTGATTGCAATGGGAACTGTAACAAAATACACACAAGGAGCAAGATTTCTTTGTACTGAGGAAACCTGTCCATTCTCTGAAG ggtttaGGTGCATCAGAGTGCATTGCCCTGGAGCTACAGAGTCTGCTACAGTGAGGACTGATTTTGTGTGTAGCTTGTGTTCCTCACCACTGCAGGAAGACATGAAATTTAGAGTACTTGGTG ATAAACAAATAGTTGAAATGATTGATGCTAAAATTCTGAATGCTTTGAAAGGATATTCCATTGATAAATCACATTTTAGGATTCAGGCATTTACATTGTTCTTGAGAG aTGAACTGGCCAATAAAATGACAATAGGAAACCATTACAGGATTATAGGAATTCCAGCTTGTGTACAAAATGGCCTACAAATGACTGCATGTATAGAAGTCAATAGTGTACAGCTCTATAAACCAAATG GTCCTTCTTTTGTCAGTGAGAATTTTAAGTATCTGCTCTCACTGACTTCAAGTTCATGCTGGAGGTTTACTGCTGTCCTGGCCAACATCTTTGCTTCTCAAGTTGTTCCACCAGGCACTTACAATACTCTTAAACTTGCAATATTGCTGAGTCTAGTACAGacatgtgaaaaagaaaattcagattaTCTGGATCTCTTGATTATGACAAGTGACCCACTAGTAATTGACAG GCTTCTGAATTACAGCTTATGTCTTCTGCCCCGTGGCATACGACACCCACCTTCCAGTGACATTTTCCCTTCTGTGTCCAAAGATAAACACGGAACTGGAAGTGCCAGCATTCAAGCCTGCAGCGCTGTGCTGGCCAAGGGTGGCATCTGTTACATAGGAGACTTGAGTTCATATAAAAAGGATAAACTTGAACTTCTACAGTCTG TGCTAGAGAGCAGAACAACAACAGTGTTTATTCCTGGGAAGAAGTatggagaagaggctgaccAACAAGTCACTGTTTCAGTTCAGACCAACTTTTGGTCCTTTGTAGATGTGGACTCTTCCTCAAAGAAACATATACAAAAGGAGAACTTTCTAATAGGACAGATG gatgtGAGTTTGATTCCAGTTAACCTTGTAGATGGTTTTGGAATTTTGATCTACAATGAGTTTCCTTCCTGTCGCCTGTCTTCTCCTGTTGTACATCACACCTTGAAAAAAGCCATTCATCCTGAAGCCATGCTGTACAAAGTTTCACAGCAGTTCAGAACACAGGATTATGAGGAG tttattttgtttgctaGGAATCTTCATGTTGAACTGAGCTCAGAAGCAGAAAGTCTCATTCAGGGCTATTATCTTGCAAGTCGTAGGGTGAGAAGAGATTCCATTCATGGATCAACATTATCAGCCTCTGCTCTAAAAATTCT GATTTCACTGGCTAAGGCTCATGCCAAGCTCAGTTTAAGGCAGAGAGTACTTGAGGAAGACGCAGTGATTGCGGTCTTGTTGCTCGAGTCATCGCTGACCCTGAAACACG GCACATCTCCACTGTGTGTGGCACCAAATCCTGTATTTCCATTTGAGCTCAGTGATGAAAACTCCCTGCAACAGAGAGATATTTACCTCATGCAGTGCCACCATCAACTGCTGAAGTTTATTTCTGCCTATAGCCCAGGAATTCACATTAACACTAATGAAGAGTAA
- the TCF24 gene encoding transcription factor 24 — MDCGHSAESSEEISSPGAEPDSSAGSSTCCPPLAAGPRAGAAPGAAPGAAPGAGAAPGAGAAPGAGAAPGRPAAANAARERSRVQTLRHAFLQLQKTLPSVPPDTKLSKLDVLLLATTYIAHLTRSLQDEEETPGEGLGTLRGDGYLHPVKKWPMRSRLYIGATGQFLTHSAQGDSANHGETSTSSQI, encoded by the exons ATGGACTGCGGACACTCGGCCGAGAGCAGCGAGGAGATTTCCAGCCCGGGGGCCGAGCCCGATTCCTCTGCCGGCAGCAGCACTTGCTGCCCGCCGCTGGCGGCCGGGCCGCGGgccggtgccgctcccggtgccgctcccggtgccgctcccggtgccggtgccgctcccggtgccggtgccgctcccggtgccggtgccgctccgggccgccccgccgccgccaaCGCGGCCCGGGAGCGCAGCCGGGTGCAGACCCTGCGGCACgccttcctccagctgcagaagACCCTGCCCTCGGTGCCGCCCGACACCAAGCTCTCCAAGCTGGACGTGCTCCTCCTGGCCACCACCTACATCGCGCACCTCACCCGCAGCCtgcaggatgaggaggagacACCGGGAGAGGGCCTGGGCACCCTGCGAGGGGATGGATACCTGCACCCTGTCAAG AAGTGGCCCATGCGTTCCAGGCTGTACATTGGAGCCACGGGACAGTTTCTGACTCACTCGGCACAAGGAGACAGCGCAAACCATGGGGAAACATCAACATCTTCACAGATCTAA
- the SGK3 gene encoding serine/threonine-protein kinase Sgk3 isoform X2, producing MDNPKHQSDPSEDEDERSSRKLNSTSQNINLGPSGNPHAKPTDFDFLKVIGKGSFGKVLLAKRKLDGKYYAVKVLQKKIVLNRKEQKHIMAERNVLLKNVKHPFLVGLHYSFQTTEKLYFVLDFVNGGELFFHLQRERSFPEHRARFYAAEIASALGYLHSINIVYRDLKPENILLDSLGHVVLTDFGLCKEGIATSDTTATFCGTPEYLAPEVIKKQPYDNTVDWWCLGAVLYEMLYGLPPFYCRDVAEMYDNILHKPLVLRPGISLTAWSILEELLEKDRQSRLGAKEDFLEIQKHPFFESLSWTDLLQKKIPPPFNPNVVGPDDIGNFDAVFTEEMVPYSVCVSSDYNIVNASVLEADDAFVGFSYAPPSEDGFS from the exons ATGGATAACCCAAAACACCAGTCAGATCCATCTGAGGATGAAGATGAAAGGAGCAGTCGGAAG TTAAATTCTACCTCACAGAATATCAACCTGGGACCATCTGGAAATCCTCA TGCTAAACCAACAGACTTTGATTTCCTGAAAGTTATTGGGAAAGGCAGCTTTGGCAAG GTTCTTCTTGCAAAACGAAAACTGGATGGGAAATACTACGCTGTCAAagtgttacagaaaaaaattgttctcaATAGGAAAGAG CAAAAACATATTATGGCTGAACGTaatgtgcttttgaaaaatgtgaaaCATCCATTTTTGGTTGGACTACATTACTCATtccaaacaacagaaaagcttTACTTTGTCCTGGATTTTGTTAATGGAGGAGAG CTGTTCTTTCACTTACAAAGAGAACGTTCCTTtcctgagcacagagccagaTTTTATGCTGCTGAAATAGCCAGTGCACTGGGCTACTTACACTCCATAAATATAGTCTACAG ggatttaaaaccagaaaacattCTCCTAGATTCACTA GGTCATGTTGTCTTGACAGACTTTGGACTTTGTAAAGAAGGGATTGCAACTTCTGATACCACTGCAACGTTCTGTGGGACCCCAGAA tATCTTGCACCAGAAGTCATTAAAAAGCAGCCCTATGACAACACAGTAGACTGGTGGTGCCTTGGTGCAGTTCTTTATGAAATGCTTTATGGGCTG cctCCTTTTTACTGCCGTGATGTTGCTGAGATGTATGATAATATTCTTCATAAGCCCCTGGTTTTGCGCCCAGGAATCAGTCTTACAGCCTGGTCTATCCTGGAGGAACTTTTGGAGAAAGATCGGCAAAGCAGACTTGGAGCTAAGGAAGACTTT CTTGAAATTCAGAAGCACCCATTCTTTGAATCTCTCAGCTGGACTGATCTTCTTCAGAAGAAGATTCCACCACCATTTAATCCTAATGTG gttggaccagatgataTTGGGAATTTTGATGCAGTGTTCACAGAAGAAATGGTCCCATACTCAGTTTGTGTTTCTTCTGACTACAACATTGTTAATGCCAGTGTCCTAGAGGCAGATGATGCATTTGTTGGATTTTCTTACGCACCACCTTCTGAAGATGGGTTTTCCTAG